From Camelina sativa cultivar DH55 chromosome 7, Cs, whole genome shotgun sequence, one genomic window encodes:
- the LOC104701235 gene encoding calmodulin-1: MADQLTDEQISEFKEAFSLFDKDGDGCITTKELGTVMRSLGQNPTEAELQDMINEVDADGNGTIDFPEFLNLMAKKMKDTDSEEELKEAFRVFDKDQNGFISAAELRHVMTNLGEKLTDEEVEEMIREADVDGDGQINYEEFVKIMMAK; encoded by the exons atggCGGATCAGCTTACAGATGAACAGATCTCTGAGTTTAAGGAAGCTTTTAGCCTCTTCGACAAAGATGGAGATG GTTGTATCACCACTAAGGAGCTGGGAACAGTGATGAG GTCTCTAGGGCAGAACCCAACAGAAGCTGAGCTACAAGACATGATCAACGAGGTGGATGCTGATGGTAACGGCACCATTGACTTCCCCGAGTTCCTTAACCTAATGGCTAAGAAGATGAAGGACACAGACTCCGAGGAAGAGCTGAAAGAAGCATTCAGGGTGTTCGACAAAGACCAGAACGGTTTCATATCCGCTGCAGAGCTCCGCCATGTCATGACGAATCTAGGAGAGAAGCTGACTGATGAAGAGGTCGAGGAGATGATCCGTGAAGCTGATGTTGATGGAGACGGTCAGATAAACTACGAGGAGTTTGTCAAGATTATGATGGCTAAGTGA
- the LOC104704669 gene encoding uncharacterized protein LOC104704669 → MSSQSETIVTSDTSLLHNVNMSNVTKLTATNFMMWKRQVHALLDGHELAGYLDASISAPPKTITSDGVDKVNPAYSHWKRHDKLILASLLGAISVEVQPLMSKADTSAQIWSTLTDTYAKPSWGHIKQIREQIKTWKKGARSIDDYVQGLTTRFNQLALLGKPLEHEDQVDYLLGGLPEDFKPVIDQIDGRDTPPSLTEIHEKLINYDLKLQALARTTSSSVLFTANTVSFKPFGGHNNNQHFHNPNRETSRGQWHNQQGFSRGSQGRRYQGRCELCGVYDHSARRWSQLQSSGRGSSSGGATHHLTTDLSNLALNQPYTGGEEVTIADGSGLPITHTGSALLPTPSRFLALKDVLYVPNVKDLCTGARLLQGRTKNELYEWPLHRHQEQIYLLGIFD, encoded by the exons ATGTCTTCTCAAAGTGAAACCATTGTTACCTCCGATACTTCGCTTCTTCACAACGTTAACATGTCAAACGTAACAAAGCTCACCGCCACAAACTTCATGATGTGGAAGCGCCAGGTGCATGCCTTGTTGGATGGTCATGAACTTGCTGGATATCTCGATGCCTCCATCAGTGCTCCCCCTAAGACCATCACCTCCGATGGTGTTGACAAGGTGAATCCTGCGTATAGTCACTGGAAACGACATGATAAGCTTATTCTCGCTAGTCTCCTTGGTGCTATCTCGGTCGAAGTCCAACCCTTGATGTCCAAGGCAGACACCTCTGCTCAGATCTGGAGCACTCTGACCGACACTTATGCTAAGCCAAGCTGGGGGCATATCAAGCAAATCCGGGAACAGATCAAAACATGGAAGAAAGGAGCTCGATCGATTGATGACTACGTTCAAGGCTTAACCACACGTTTCAATCAACTTGCTCTGCTCGGGAAGCCTCTTGAGCATGAGGATCAAGTTGACTATCTTCTTGGAGGCCTCCCGGAAGACTTCAAGCCTGTGATTGATCAGATTGATGGCCGTGATACACCTCCCTCTCTGACGGAGATCCATGAAAAGCTGATCAACTATGACTTAAAACTGCAAGCTCTTGCTCGCACCacctcttcctctgttctttTCACTGCTAATACTGTGTCGTTCAAGCCTTTTGGTGgtcacaacaacaaccaacactTTCATAATCCGAACCGCGAGACATCTCGTGGACAATGGCACAATCAGCAAGGCTTCTCGCGTGGATCTCAGGGTCGCAGATACCAAGGACGTTGTGAACTCTGTGGTGTCTACGACCACAGTGCCCGGCGATGGTCACAACTTCAGTCCTCTGGTCGTGGCTCATCAAGTGGAG GTGCCACTCACCACCTAACCACTGATCTCTCGAATCTTGCTCTTAATCAGCCGTATACCGGCGGGGAGGAAGTCACTATTGCGGATGGCTCTGGTCTCCCAATAACACACACGGGTTCCGCCTTGCTCCCTACTCCATCTCGTTTTCTAGCTCTTAAAGATGTTCTCTATGTTCCGAAT gtgaaggatctgtgCACGGGGGCCCGGTTGCTCCAAGGCAGAACTAAGAACGAGCTGTATGAATGGCCGCTACACCGACACCAAGAACAGATTTATCTTCTTGGCATTTTCGACTAG